GAATATTAAAAGATGGATTTTCATTTCAAGCCGGAGCCGGAGGAACAAATTTGGCTTTTGCACTTTTCCTCAAAGAAAAAATGAAAGCAAAAAATATTAAAGCAAGATTTATTCGTGGTGGTAGCACAAAATATTTAGTAGAAATGTTGGAAGAAGGATTAACAGATTATATTTTAGATGGACAAACTTTTGATTTGGAAGGTGTTCGATCAATGCATGAAAATGCAAATCATGTAAATACTTCTCCTTTCACAAGTTATAATTATCATGGTAAAGGAAATTTTGCATCAATTTTGGATGCTGTAGTTTTGGGCGCAACTGAAGTTGATCTAAATTTTAATGCAAATGTGGTTACACATTCCGATGGATATTTATTACACGGAATTGGCGGATGGCAAAATTGTTTATTCTCAAAATGTACAATTTTAGCAATTCCCTCTTTCAGAGATCGCATTCCCGTAATTGTTGATGAAGTTACAACTTTGTGCGGGCCCGGAGAATTAATAGATGTAATTGTAACCGAGCGAGGAATTGCAATTAATCCCAAAAGAAAAGATTTGATTGAAGCTGTAAAGAATACTAAATTACCTATCAAAACTATAAAAGAAATTTACAACGAAGTAAATGAAATTTGCGGCGGTGTTCCAGCAAAACCAAAGGTTAATAAGAAAAAAGTTGTTGCAGTTGTTAAATGGGTTGATGGAACTATTTTGGATTCTGTATTTCAAAAAGTTTAGGTAAGGAAATTTTGAATGGAAAATTTAATTAGAAAAACACGTAATCGCTCAATTACAGTTTTGATTATTGCATTTCTTGCGCTTACTTGGCAGTTTATAAATTATATGGTAGTAAAAAATTTAATTGCTGAATCGATCACTATTGATGAATTTGAAAAAGCAATGTTATATGCAAGTTATATGATTTTCATACTTTTAATCTTCGCTATAATTTTACTTGTTTATTCTGTTTTTCGCGTAAGTATAAAATATTTCTCTATTCAAAAAAAGGAAGCCACTAAAATTTCGCAAACCGATTTTGTTCAAACTCCTAAAAATTAATTTCTATAATGAAAAAAATTGGAATAACGTTTGGTTCCGGCGGAGCACGAGGTTTAGCACATATCTTAATGATTCAAGCATTTGAGGAATTGGGAATTAAACCCTCAATTATTTCTGGATCAAGTATTGGAGCAATTGTCGGAGCAGCTTATTCTTCTGGTTTAACTTCTCACGAAATGTACGATATTGTTTTTGATATTCTTCGTCACAAAAACAGCAGATTTTGGGAAATCCATAAAAAATCTGATATTACCAAAATGTTTAACCTGATTGATCCCGGCATTTCAATTGGCGGAATGTTAAAAGGCGATAAATTTGTTAATATAATTTCTAATGCAATAAAAATTAATAATTTCAAAGATTTAAAAATTCCGTTAAAAATTGTTGCGACTGATTACTGGGAAAAGAAACAAGTTATTTTACGAAGAGGTGAATTAATTCCCGCTGTGCGTGCAAGTTATTCATTACCCGGATTATTTGCTCCGGTTAATTTTGGTGAGAAATTATTAATTGATGGCGGAATGGTAAATCCGCTGCCATATGATTTAATAAAAGATAAATGCGATATAACAATCGCAATTGATGTTTCAGCAAATAAAATAAAAACCGGAAATTACTCCCCGCCCGCTTGGGAAATTCTTTTTTCAGCATTTCAGATTATGCAAAATTCAATTGTTACCGAAAAGTTAAAACAATCACAGCCGGATATTTTAATTAAAATAGATATTCAAAATGTACGTGTTCACGAATTTTACAAAGCCGAAAATATATTTCAGCAGGCAATTCCTTATAAAGATGAGTTGAAATTCAAAATTGAAAAGTTGCTAAATCAATCTAAAAATATTTAGCATAATAAAAACATTTCAATTATATTTTCAATCAAAAGTCGAAAATCCTTCACAAATATAAAATATCTAAGAAAGGAATTTACTCTTTGTAAAAATTCTTGTATTCACCGAGAAAAATTTATCATTTACCGAATACATCTGAAATAATTTAAGAGTTCACAATATTTTTACAATAACTTAATTTGAACCTTTGAAAAAAGTTTAAGAAGTTTCATAAACAATAATCTAGAATATTTTTGAGAAAATGATGGAAACACAAAAAGCTGATTTATCTTCATTGAGAATTGACAGAACAAAGAAAAATGTTAATCCAGAATTGAAAGGTAGAAACGTAAGATTTATAATTTACTCGATATTATTAATTGCAGTTATAACCGGAATTTACATTGGCTGGAAAAATTTAACTTCTCCGGAAGTTGAAGTAAAAGTTACAACCGCAGTTTTGCAATCCAATGCTCAAAGCAGTGCTGTGCTTACTGCAAGCGGTTATGTAGTTGCTCAACGTAAAGCTGCAATTGCATCGAAAGGAACCGGAAGATTAGTTTATTTGGGAGTTGTTGAAGGCGATCAAGTTAAAAGCAATCAAATTATTGCAAGATTAGAGGATAATGATATTAGAGCTCAATATGAACAAGCAAAAGCAAATTTAAAACTTAACGAAGCATCATTAAAGGAAGCTGAAAATAATTTTAATCGTGAAAAAAAATTAAACGAATCAAAATTATCAAGTGAAATGGCATTAG
The nucleotide sequence above comes from Ignavibacteriota bacterium. Encoded proteins:
- a CDS encoding patatin-like phospholipase family protein, with product MKKIGITFGSGGARGLAHILMIQAFEELGIKPSIISGSSIGAIVGAAYSSGLTSHEMYDIVFDILRHKNSRFWEIHKKSDITKMFNLIDPGISIGGMLKGDKFVNIISNAIKINNFKDLKIPLKIVATDYWEKKQVILRRGELIPAVRASYSLPGLFAPVNFGEKLLIDGGMVNPLPYDLIKDKCDITIAIDVSANKIKTGNYSPPAWEILFSAFQIMQNSIVTEKLKQSQPDILIKIDIQNVRVHEFYKAENIFQQAIPYKDELKFKIEKLLNQSKNI